In Afipia sp. GAS231, a single window of DNA contains:
- a CDS encoding IlvD/Edd family dehydratase codes for MADDGLRKGLASYGDAGFSLFLRKAFIKAMGYSDDALNRPIVGITNTYSDYNPCHGNVPQIIEAVKRGVMLSGAMPMVFPTISIAESFSHPTSMYLRNLMAMDTEEMIRAQPMDSIVVIGGCDKTLPAQIMAAVSADLPTVVIPVGPMVVGHHKGEVLGACTDCRRLWGKYRAGEIDDVEIEAVNGRLAPSVGTCMVMGTASTMACITETLGLSLPMSATIPAPHAERFRSAETSGRVAAAMAIAKGPKPSEFLTASSFRNAQVVLQAIGGSTNGLIHLTAIANRTKNRIDLAAFDKLGREVPVLIDLKPSGEHYMEHFHHAGGVPKLMAQLGDLLDLDAKTITGATLRDVVAGAEDVPGQDAIRPRNNPIKPEGAMAVLHGNLAPRGAVIKHSAASPKLLQHTGRAVVFESVEDMTLRVDDPALDVTADDVLVLRNAGPKGAPGMPEAGYLPIPKKLARTGVKDMVRISDARMSGTAFGTIVLHITPESAVGGPLALVRNGDMIRLDVAKRSIDLLIDDAELGERRAALAPPTTPDWARRGYAHLFNETILQADEGCDFDFMRGEGK; via the coding sequence ATGGCCGACGACGGACTTCGCAAGGGATTGGCGAGCTATGGCGACGCCGGATTTTCGCTGTTCCTGCGCAAGGCCTTTATCAAGGCGATGGGCTATTCCGACGACGCGCTCAACCGCCCGATCGTCGGCATCACCAATACCTACAGCGATTACAATCCCTGCCACGGCAACGTGCCGCAGATCATCGAGGCCGTGAAGCGCGGCGTGATGCTGTCGGGCGCGATGCCGATGGTGTTTCCGACCATCTCGATTGCCGAAAGCTTCTCGCATCCGACCTCGATGTATCTGCGCAATCTGATGGCGATGGATACCGAGGAGATGATCCGCGCCCAGCCGATGGACTCCATCGTGGTGATCGGAGGTTGCGACAAGACCTTGCCGGCGCAGATCATGGCGGCGGTCTCTGCCGACCTGCCGACCGTCGTCATTCCGGTCGGGCCGATGGTGGTCGGGCATCACAAGGGCGAGGTGCTCGGCGCCTGCACCGATTGCCGGCGGCTGTGGGGCAAATACCGCGCCGGTGAGATCGACGACGTCGAGATCGAGGCCGTCAACGGCCGGCTGGCGCCGTCGGTCGGCACCTGCATGGTGATGGGCACCGCGAGCACCATGGCCTGCATCACCGAAACGCTCGGCCTGTCGCTGCCGATGAGCGCGACCATACCGGCGCCGCATGCCGAACGGTTTCGTTCCGCGGAAACGAGCGGCCGGGTTGCCGCCGCGATGGCGATCGCGAAGGGGCCAAAGCCCAGCGAATTTCTGACCGCATCGTCGTTCCGCAATGCGCAGGTGGTGCTGCAGGCGATCGGTGGTTCGACCAACGGGCTCATTCATCTGACCGCAATCGCCAACCGCACCAAAAATCGCATCGATCTCGCAGCCTTCGACAAGCTCGGCCGCGAAGTGCCTGTCCTGATCGACCTGAAGCCATCAGGCGAGCATTACATGGAGCACTTCCATCATGCCGGCGGCGTGCCGAAGCTGATGGCGCAGCTTGGCGATCTCCTCGACCTCGATGCCAAAACCATCACAGGTGCGACGCTACGCGATGTCGTCGCCGGCGCCGAGGACGTGCCGGGGCAGGACGCGATCCGCCCGCGCAACAATCCGATCAAGCCGGAAGGCGCGATGGCGGTGCTGCATGGCAATCTCGCCCCGCGCGGCGCTGTCATCAAGCATTCGGCGGCGAGCCCCAAATTGCTGCAGCACACCGGCCGGGCGGTGGTGTTCGAGTCGGTTGAAGACATGACGCTGCGGGTCGACGATCCCGCGCTCGATGTGACGGCCGACGACGTACTGGTGCTGCGCAATGCGGGACCGAAGGGCGCGCCCGGCATGCCTGAAGCAGGATACCTGCCGATCCCGAAGAAGCTCGCGCGCACGGGCGTCAAGGACATGGTGCGGATCTCGGATGCGCGGATGAGCGGCACGGCGTTCGGCACCATCGTGCTGCACATCACGCCGGAATCGGCTGTCGGCGGCCCGCTGGCGCTGGTCAGGAACGGCGACATGATCCGCCTCGATGTCGCAAAGCGCAGCATCGATCTGCTCATTGACGATGCCGAACTGGGAGAGCGCCGCGCGGCGCTGGCGCCGCCGACGACGCCGGACTGGGCCAGGCGCGGTTATGCGCATCTGTTCAACGAGACCATCCTGCAGGCCGACGAGGGCTGCGACTTCGATTTCATGCGCGGCGAAGGGAAGTAG
- a CDS encoding enoyl-CoA hydratase/isomerase family protein: MPDHTADPALLRIEGPIATITLNRPAAFNSIDLSIAQKLEQLGAEVEGNDDIRVLVIEGEGRAFSAGGDLQTIGAAAAADNIAPVVGELLKHYHAFIETVRRMPKIVLSSVNGSAAGAGMGLAFITDLCIAADDARFTPAYAKIGVSPDGGSTVGIVGTVGTRRALQLFLAEDSFTAKQAYEWGLVARVVPSAELKAETRKFAERLAQNPPAAIAGTKSLVYQAAVTPTKQQLDAEEAKIIDAMHTDDFRVAVKKFTSKGK, encoded by the coding sequence ATGCCCGATCATACCGCAGACCCCGCTTTGCTCCGGATTGAAGGTCCGATCGCGACCATCACCCTCAACCGGCCCGCGGCCTTCAACTCGATTGATCTGTCGATTGCGCAAAAGCTCGAACAGCTCGGCGCCGAGGTCGAGGGCAATGACGATATCCGGGTGCTGGTGATCGAGGGCGAAGGCCGCGCCTTCTCCGCCGGCGGCGATTTGCAGACCATCGGCGCCGCAGCCGCAGCCGACAATATCGCCCCCGTGGTCGGGGAACTGCTGAAGCATTACCACGCCTTCATCGAGACGGTGCGGCGGATGCCGAAGATCGTGCTGTCCAGCGTCAACGGCTCGGCGGCCGGCGCCGGCATGGGGCTGGCTTTTATTACCGACCTCTGCATCGCCGCTGACGATGCCCGTTTCACCCCGGCCTACGCCAAGATCGGCGTCTCGCCCGATGGCGGCAGCACCGTGGGCATCGTCGGCACCGTCGGCACCCGCCGCGCGCTGCAGCTGTTCCTAGCGGAAGACAGTTTTACCGCAAAGCAGGCTTACGAATGGGGCCTGGTCGCGCGCGTCGTACCATCAGCCGAACTCAAGGCCGAGACCCGAAAATTCGCCGAACGGCTGGCGCAGAACCCGCCGGCCGCCATCGCCGGCACCAAATCGCTGGTCTATCAGGCCGCAGTCACGCCGACGAAGCAGCAACTCGACGCCGAGGAAGCCAAGATCATCGACGCCATGCACACCGATGATTTCCGTGTTGCAGTGAAGAAATTCACCAGCAAGGGGAAGTGA
- a CDS encoding NAD(P)/FAD-dependent oxidoreductase, producing MSSGPIIIAGAGHAGFQLAASLRQNGFSERIALVNDEGHLPYQRPPLSKAYLKGTGGPDTLMFRPEKFYHDQHVDLITDRATSIDRNARKVSLASGASLDYGHLVLATGARNRLLDIPNANLDGVRYLRTLDDSEALRHRIASGQHVIVIGAGFIGLEFAATARAKGLEVDVVELAARVMARAVTAEISEFSQSQHAAAGIRIHFGVQVTSIESDGGKVTGVSLSDGRHMPADLVVVGVGVLPNVELAAEAGLPVAAGIIVDEQLLTADPNISAVGDCALYTSPRFGGSLRLESVQNATDHARCVAARLTGDAKPYDGLPWFWSDQGPDKLQMVGLTTGYDQVVVRGDRGAGAFSAFCYKAGHLLGIESVNRAGDHMFGRRLLAANRSITPEQAADASFDLKGALT from the coding sequence ATGAGTTCAGGCCCGATCATCATCGCCGGCGCCGGCCATGCGGGCTTTCAGCTTGCGGCCTCATTGCGCCAGAACGGCTTTTCCGAACGCATCGCGCTCGTAAATGACGAAGGCCATCTGCCGTATCAGCGGCCGCCGCTGTCCAAGGCCTACTTGAAGGGAACCGGCGGACCGGACACCCTGATGTTCCGGCCCGAAAAATTCTATCATGACCAGCACGTCGATCTGATCACGGACCGCGCCACCTCGATCGATCGCAACGCGCGCAAAGTCTCGCTCGCCTCGGGCGCGTCGCTGGACTACGGCCACCTGGTGCTGGCAACGGGGGCGCGCAATCGCCTGCTGGATATTCCGAACGCCAATCTCGATGGTGTGCGCTATCTGCGGACGCTCGACGACAGCGAGGCGCTGCGGCACCGGATCGCCTCCGGTCAGCATGTCATCGTGATCGGCGCCGGCTTCATCGGGCTGGAGTTTGCCGCAACGGCGCGGGCCAAGGGCCTCGAAGTCGACGTGGTCGAACTCGCCGCGCGGGTGATGGCGCGCGCGGTGACGGCGGAAATCTCGGAATTTTCCCAATCGCAGCACGCCGCCGCCGGCATTCGGATTCATTTCGGCGTGCAGGTCACCAGCATCGAAAGCGACGGCGGCAAAGTGACCGGCGTCAGCCTCAGCGACGGCCGGCATATGCCGGCGGATCTCGTGGTGGTCGGTGTCGGCGTCCTGCCCAATGTCGAACTGGCAGCGGAGGCCGGCCTGCCGGTGGCGGCCGGCATCATCGTCGATGAGCAGTTGCTGACCGCGGATCCAAACATTTCGGCGGTCGGCGATTGCGCGCTGTATACGAGCCCGCGGTTCGGTGGCTCGTTGCGGCTGGAATCGGTGCAGAACGCCACCGATCACGCGCGTTGCGTCGCGGCGCGGCTGACCGGCGATGCCAAGCCCTATGACGGCCTGCCGTGGTTCTGGAGCGATCAGGGTCCCGACAAGCTGCAGATGGTGGGCCTGACCACCGGTTACGACCAGGTCGTGGTGCGCGGCGATCGCGGGGCAGGAGCCTTCTCCGCCTTCTGCTACAAGGCCGGACATCTGCTCGGCATCGAATCCGTCAACCGCGCCGGCGATCACATGTTCGGCCGGCGTCTGCTGGCCGCCAATCGTTCGATCACCCCGGAGCAGGCGGCCGATGCCAGCTTCGATCTGAAGGGCGCGCTGACCTAA
- a CDS encoding TRAP transporter substrate-binding protein, producing the protein MDRLRSVLGAVVAALVMTTASAGAQEVKHYRFAYDQPKSTGYGILGDIFSDKLKALSKGTMLIDQYPGAQLGQEPQVLQLVKSGDVEFCISSSANAATLSPQAGVMSMHFLFRSEAHLIKAIADPEVSKAMKAMIADTVQGARVIALSTLGLRSMYSKREIKKIDDMKGLKVRVQATPTEDTMFPAYGAQIVHMPFGSVYTSLQTGVIDVAENGVNVYLANKHYEVAPVLSMTEHEANNSLVWVSDKLWNSLSPEQQGWVQGAADEVNKTQPAKAIELEHQSQDKLKAIGVKVVTDVDKSGFVTIADPYLDKLAKDLGPHAEKVKDLIRAIK; encoded by the coding sequence ATGGACAGGCTGAGAAGCGTGCTTGGTGCGGTCGTGGCCGCACTCGTGATGACGACCGCAAGCGCCGGTGCGCAGGAGGTGAAGCATTATCGCTTCGCCTACGATCAACCGAAGTCGACCGGTTACGGAATTCTCGGCGATATCTTCAGCGACAAACTGAAGGCGCTGAGCAAGGGCACCATGCTGATCGACCAGTATCCGGGGGCGCAGCTCGGACAGGAGCCGCAGGTGCTGCAGCTCGTCAAATCCGGCGACGTCGAGTTCTGCATCTCGTCATCAGCCAATGCCGCGACGCTGTCGCCGCAGGCCGGCGTGATGTCGATGCACTTCCTGTTCCGCTCCGAAGCGCACCTCATCAAGGCGATCGCGGATCCCGAAGTGTCCAAGGCCATGAAGGCGATGATCGCGGACACCGTGCAGGGCGCCCGCGTCATCGCGCTGTCGACGCTTGGCTTGCGCAGCATGTATTCCAAGCGCGAGATCAAGAAGATCGACGACATGAAAGGTCTCAAGGTGCGGGTGCAGGCGACGCCCACCGAGGACACCATGTTCCCGGCCTACGGCGCGCAGATCGTGCACATGCCGTTCGGTAGCGTTTACACCTCGCTGCAGACCGGCGTGATCGACGTCGCGGAAAACGGCGTCAACGTCTATCTCGCCAACAAGCACTATGAAGTGGCGCCGGTGCTGTCGATGACCGAGCACGAGGCCAACAACAGCCTGGTCTGGGTCAGCGACAAGCTCTGGAACAGCCTCTCGCCGGAACAACAGGGCTGGGTGCAGGGCGCTGCCGACGAGGTCAACAAGACCCAGCCCGCCAAGGCGATCGAGCTCGAGCATCAGTCGCAGGACAAGCTGAAGGCGATCGGCGTCAAAGTGGTCACCGATGTCGACAAATCGGGCTTCGTCACCATAGCCGATCCCTATCTCGACAAGCTTGCCAAGGACCTCGGTCCGCACGCCGAGAAGGTCAAGGACCTGATCCGCGCCATCAAGTAA
- a CDS encoding TRAP transporter large permease, which yields MSAPVILGLMTFCFLFFGYLGVPVPFSLLAGVFVGAMLTDVSLAAIIQKVFDGVDSEALLAIPFFLLVGELMSSANVVVRIANLSLSLVGHIRGGLSQVVVVFSMFFSEMSGSTTADVAVMSRALGGPMKREGYSPAFIAAIIASASTIAALVPPSITAVVYGAVGNVSIAGLFMAGVVPGLMIGFGLMIYCYFFGPVGTRKPRAPLRQVVFAAGDAALPLMIPVILLGGILTGYFTPTEAGVVAVIWIIAVVIPALNRKHFRNIPYDFCLAGLIFSLPLITIGAANAFGWMLAYLRGAAVIADWITSIAGNDPHLMMLLLVLLFTVVGDFIEPVPTIIIFMPLVNTLTQAGDINGVHMGVVLIATLAFGLITPPYGLVLLMASKFVGVPFAKALRAALPIYVVFLVTITFTIYFPKVVLWLPKQVIPESVGCFKSPAGTSYICPNT from the coding sequence GTGAGTGCACCGGTCATTCTCGGTCTGATGACGTTCTGCTTCCTTTTCTTCGGCTATCTCGGCGTGCCGGTGCCGTTTTCGCTGCTGGCGGGCGTGTTCGTCGGCGCCATGCTGACGGACGTTTCGCTGGCGGCGATCATCCAGAAGGTGTTTGACGGCGTCGATTCCGAGGCGCTGCTGGCGATACCGTTCTTCCTCTTGGTCGGCGAACTCATGAGTTCGGCCAATGTGGTGGTGCGAATAGCCAATCTGTCGCTGTCGCTGGTCGGCCACATCAGGGGCGGGCTGTCGCAGGTCGTCGTCGTGTTCTCGATGTTCTTCTCGGAAATGTCGGGATCGACCACCGCCGACGTCGCGGTCATGAGCCGTGCGCTGGGCGGCCCGATGAAGCGGGAAGGCTACAGTCCCGCCTTCATTGCCGCGATCATCGCCTCCGCCTCCACCATCGCTGCCCTGGTGCCGCCGAGCATCACGGCGGTGGTCTATGGCGCAGTCGGCAACGTCTCGATCGCCGGGCTGTTCATGGCCGGTGTGGTGCCGGGCCTGATGATCGGCTTCGGCCTGATGATCTACTGCTATTTCTTCGGGCCCGTCGGTACGCGCAAGCCGCGGGCGCCGTTGCGCCAGGTCGTGTTCGCCGCCGGCGACGCGGCGCTGCCGCTGATGATCCCGGTAATCCTGCTCGGCGGCATCCTCACCGGCTATTTCACGCCGACGGAAGCCGGCGTCGTCGCCGTGATCTGGATCATCGCGGTGGTGATCCCGGCGCTCAATCGCAAGCATTTCAGGAACATTCCCTACGATTTCTGCCTCGCCGGGCTGATCTTCTCGCTGCCGCTGATCACCATCGGCGCCGCCAATGCCTTCGGCTGGATGCTGGCCTATCTGCGCGGCGCCGCTGTGATCGCCGACTGGATCACCTCGATCGCGGGCAACGACCCGCATCTGATGATGCTGCTTTTGGTGCTGCTGTTCACGGTGGTGGGCGATTTCATCGAACCGGTGCCGACCATCATCATTTTCATGCCGCTGGTGAACACGCTGACGCAGGCCGGCGACATCAACGGCGTCCATATGGGCGTGGTGCTGATCGCCACGCTGGCATTCGGGCTGATTACGCCGCCTTACGGGCTGGTGTTGCTGATGGCGTCGAAATTCGTCGGTGTGCCATTTGCGAAGGCGTTACGCGCGGCGCTGCCGATCTATGTCGTATTCCTGGTCACCATCACCTTCACGATCTATTTCCCGAAGGTGGTGCTGTGGCTGCCGAAGCAGGTGATCCCGGAGTCGGTCGGGTGCTTCAAGTCTCCGGCGGGGACGAGTTATATCTGCCCGAACACGTGA
- a CDS encoding TRAP transporter small permease: MAIADKLVLQRQRHLKWQAFDRLELVLMVVCGILCFGFSLSVTADIVTRTIGHPWLWLQEATSTLFIYAIFIGAAVATRRNDHLYLTAVSEAMHGTPRTIVEVLIRIVVLGVSACLIWFGYINYLRGFGSFRLPSGTPIASLYAAIPFAGVLIALFTVEQLVNGVRNGFDHPEPPEEDRDIPPVEVRPETRARP, translated from the coding sequence ATGGCTATCGCCGACAAACTGGTGCTGCAGCGGCAGCGTCACCTGAAATGGCAGGCGTTCGACCGGCTCGAACTGGTCCTGATGGTCGTCTGCGGCATTCTGTGCTTCGGGTTTTCGCTTTCGGTGACGGCCGACATAGTCACGCGGACCATCGGCCATCCCTGGCTCTGGCTGCAGGAAGCCACCTCCACGCTGTTCATCTACGCGATCTTCATCGGTGCGGCCGTCGCCACCCGCCGTAACGATCATCTGTATCTGACCGCGGTCTCCGAAGCGATGCATGGCACGCCGCGCACGATCGTCGAGGTTCTCATTCGGATCGTGGTGCTCGGCGTGTCAGCCTGCCTGATCTGGTTTGGCTACATCAATTATCTCCGGGGATTCGGAAGCTTCCGGCTGCCGTCCGGCACGCCGATCGCTTCGCTCTACGCGGCGATTCCGTTCGCCGGCGTGTTGATCGCGCTGTTCACGGTGGAGCAACTGGTCAATGGCGTCAGGAACGGGTTCGACCATCCCGAGCCGCCGGAGGAAGACCGCGATATTCCGCCCGTCGAGGTCAGGCCTGAGACGAGGGCACGCCCGTGA
- a CDS encoding TRAP transporter substrate-binding protein, producing MANRRMFLGAAVAAASVMLAASAGAQEAKHYRFAHDQQLNTGYSVAYDMFSAKLKELSKGTILVDQYPGAQLGQEPQLLQLVKSGDIDFAIVSSANTATISPQAGVMSLHFLFRSSDHLVKSLANQQVIDAITAMIDETAQGLHVIATGSQGVRSIYSKKEIHNAGDMKGLKIRVQATATEDAIFPAYGAQTVHMPFGSVYTSLQTGVMDAAENSVNVYLVNKHYEVAPVLSMTEHEANNALLFVSDKLWQSLSADQKQWVKTAAAEVSAKEPAKAFELEKAAATKLKGYGVKIVEDVDKKSFATISDPYLDKLAKELGPHAEKIKNLIRGIN from the coding sequence ATGGCCAATCGTAGGATGTTCTTGGGTGCGGCGGTCGCCGCGGCTTCGGTGATGTTGGCCGCAAGCGCCGGCGCCCAGGAGGCGAAGCATTACCGCTTCGCCCACGATCAGCAGCTCAACACCGGTTACAGCGTCGCCTACGACATGTTTTCGGCCAAGCTCAAGGAACTGAGCAAGGGCACCATACTGGTCGATCAATATCCGGGCGCGCAGCTCGGCCAGGAACCGCAGCTCCTGCAGCTGGTGAAGTCCGGCGACATCGATTTCGCCATCGTCTCGTCGGCGAATACCGCGACGATCTCGCCGCAGGCCGGCGTGATGTCGCTGCACTTCCTGTTCCGCAGCTCCGATCATCTGGTCAAGTCGCTGGCCAATCAGCAGGTGATCGACGCGATCACGGCGATGATCGACGAGACCGCGCAGGGCCTGCACGTCATCGCTACCGGCTCGCAGGGTGTGCGCAGCATCTACAGCAAGAAGGAAATTCATAACGCCGGCGACATGAAGGGATTGAAGATCCGGGTCCAGGCGACGGCGACCGAGGATGCGATCTTCCCGGCCTACGGCGCCCAGACCGTGCATATGCCGTTCGGCAGCGTCTACACCTCGCTGCAAACCGGCGTGATGGATGCCGCCGAGAACAGCGTCAACGTCTACCTCGTCAACAAGCATTACGAGGTGGCGCCGGTGCTCTCGATGACCGAGCATGAAGCCAACAACGCGCTTTTGTTCGTCAGCGACAAGCTGTGGCAGAGCCTTTCCGCCGACCAGAAGCAGTGGGTCAAGACCGCTGCGGCCGAAGTCAGCGCCAAGGAGCCGGCCAAGGCGTTCGAGCTCGAAAAGGCGGCGGCCACCAAGCTCAAGGGATATGGCGTCAAGATTGTCGAGGACGTGGACAAGAAAAGCTTTGCGACCATCTCGGATCCCTATCTCGACAAGCTCGCCAAGGAACTCGGCCCGCATGCGGAGAAGATCAAGAATCTGATCCGAGGGATTAATTAA